A genomic region of Pelodiscus sinensis isolate JC-2024 chromosome 17, ASM4963464v1, whole genome shotgun sequence contains the following coding sequences:
- the IL12B gene encoding interleukin-12 subunit beta — MSHLLFALLSLFSLAILLEAKWKLKENVYVIESEWTQEAPPEEVDLTCNISEEQAMSVYWMKDEERIATGKTLTISVKEFPDAGNYTCQKSDTDEILNYYFFLITKKDSSRQISKWILKSFKEPNNMTFLKCEAKNYSGIFVCSWKTENESPNVQFTIKSLKGSQEDVSGNVICGSPVPQRHELETTYTVSCQKINHCPFAEEHQPTEMFLEVIDETQYDNCTSSFFIRDIIKPDPPECEYVVKNGTVTWKYPRTWNIPESYFPLTFKVNAEESTPQKNKFYDTDEQFIHLSKTSKFDKIYVQARDQYYNSSWSDWKLCR, encoded by the exons ATGTCTCATCTACTCTTTGCCCTACTTTCTTTATTTTCTCTTGCAATCCTTCTGGAAGCAAAGTGGAAACTGAAGGAGAATG TTTATGTCATAGAGTCAGAGTGGACGCAGGAAGCACCGCCTGAAGAAGTAGACCTCACCTGCAATATATCTGAAGAGCAAGCTATGTCTGTCTACTGGATGAAGGATGAGGAAAGAATAGCAACTGGCAAGACCCTAACCATTTCAGTAAAGGAATTCCCAGATGCTGGCAACTACACCTGTCAGAAAAGTGATACCGATGAGATTTTAAATTACTATTTTTTCCTTATTACTAAAAAAGACTCGAGCAGACAAATATCGAAGTGGATTCTAAAAAGTTTTAAAG AACCAAACaacatgacatttttaaaatgtgaggcAAAGAATTATTCAGGGATTTTCGTATGTTCATGGAAGACAGAAAATGAGAGTCCAAATGTGCAGTTCACAATCAAAAGTCTAAAAGG ATCTCAAGAGGATGTTTCTGGAAATGTCATCTGTGGAAGCCCTGTGCCTCAACGCCATGAATTAGAGACAACGTACACAGTCAGTTGTCAGAAAATCAATCACTGCCCATTTGCTGAGGAGCATCAGCCCACTGAGATGTTCCTGGAAGTTATTGATGAGACACAATATGACAACTGCACCAGCAGCTTCTTCATCCGAGATATCA TAAAACCTGACCCTCCCGAGTGCGAGTATGTGGTAAAAAATGGCACAGTGACATGGAAATACCCCAGAACATGGAACATACCAGAGTCTTATTTCCCTTTGACATTTAAAGTCAATGCTGAAGAGTCAACACCTCAAAAAAACAAG TTTTATGATACTGATGAACAGTTCATTCATTTGTCAAAGACAAGCAAGTTTGACAAGATCTATGTCCAGGCCAGAGATCAGTATTACAATTCATCTTGGAGTGACTGGAAACTTTGCAGGTAA